From Callithrix jacchus isolate 240 chromosome 15, calJac240_pri, whole genome shotgun sequence, one genomic window encodes:
- the NRROS gene encoding transforming growth factor beta activator LRRC33, whose product MELLPFWLCLGFHFLTVDWRNRSGTATAASQGGCKLVGGTADCRGQSLASVPSSLPPHAQTLILDANPLKTLWNHSLQTYPLLESLSLHSCHLERMDSGAFQKQGHLRSLVLGDNCLSENYKETAAALHSLRSLWRLDLSGNSLTEDMAALMLQNLSSLQSVSLARNTIMRLDDSVFEGLEHLQELDLQRNYIFEIEGGAFDSLTELRHLNLAYNNLPCIVDFRLMQLRFLNVSYNALEWFLASGGEDAFELEMLDLSHNQLLFFPLLPQSSKLHTLLLHDNNMGFYRDLYNTSSPREMVAQFLLVDGNVTNITTVNLWEEFSSSDLSDLRFLDMSQNQFQYLPDGFLKKMPSLSHLNLNQNCLMTLHIRENEPLGGLTELDLSHNQLSELHLAPGLASCLGSLRLFNLSSNQLLGVPPGLFANARNITTLDMSHNQISLCLPLAASDQVGSPSCVDFRNMASLRSLSLEGCGLRALPDGPFQGTSLTYLDLSSNWGVLNGSLAPLQDVAPMLQILSLRNMGLHSSFMKLDFSGFGNLRELDLSGNCLTTFPRFQGSLALQTLDLRRNSLTALPQKAVSELLLRGLRTIYLSQNPYDCCGVDGWGALQHRQTVADWAMVTCNLSSKIIHVTELSGGVPWDCKWQRLDLGLLYLVLILPSCLTLLVACTIFVLTFKKPLLQVIKSRCHWSSVY is encoded by the exons ATGGAGTTGTTGCCCTTTTGGCTCTGCCTGGGTTTTCACTTCTTGACAGTGGACTGGAGGAACAGAAGTGGAACAGCCACAGCAGCTTCCCAAGGGGGCTGCAAGTTG GTAGGTGGAACCGCTGACTGCCGAGGGCAGAGCCTGGCTTCGGTGCCCAGCAGCCTCCCACCCCACGCCCAGACGCTCATCCTGGATGCCAACCCTCTCAAGACTCTGTGGAACCACTCCCTTCAGACTTACCCTCTTCTGGAGAGCCTCAGCCTGCACAGCTGCCACCTGGAACGCATGGACAGCGGCGCCTTCCAGAAGCAAGGCCACCTGCGCAGCCTAGTCCTGGGGGACAACTGCCTCTCAGAGAACTACAAGGAGACGGCAGCTGCACTCCACTCCCTGCGGAGTCTGTGGAGGCTGGACTTGTCAGGAAACTCCCTGACAGAGGACATGGCGGCCCTCATGCTCCAGAACCTCTCCTCGCTGCAGTCTGTGTCCCTTGCAAGGAACACCATCATGCGGCTGGATGACTCCGTCTTTGAGGGCCTAGAACATCTCCAGGAGCTGGATTTGCAGAGGAACTACATCTTTGAGATTGAGGGAGGTGCTTTTGACAGCCTGACGGAGCTGAGGCACCTCAACCTGGCCTACAACAACCTCCCCTGTATCGTGGACTTCCGGCTCATGCAGTTGCGGTTCCTCAATGTCAGCTACAATGCCCTGGAGTGGTTCCTTGCGAGCGGGGGTGAGGATGCCTTTGAGTTGGAGATGCTGGACCTGTCTCACAATCAGCTGCTGTTTTtccctctcctgccccagtcCAGCAAGTTGCATACCCTCCTGCTGCACGACAACAACATGGGCTTCTACCGGGACCTGTACAACACCTCGTCACCAAGGGAGATGGTGGCCCAGTTCCTCCTCGTGGACGGCAATGTGACCAACATCACCACCGTCAACCTCTGGGAGGAATTTTCCTCCAGCGACCTCTCAGATCTCCGCTTCCTGGACATGAGCCAGAACCAGTTCCAGTACCTGCCAGATGGCTTCCTGAAAAAAATGCCTTCCCTCTCCCACCTGAACCTCAATCAGAATTGCCTGATGACGCTTCACATTCGGGAGAACGAGCCCCTGGGGGGGCTCACCGAGCTGGACCTGAGCCACAACCAGCTTTCGGAGCTGCACCTGGCTCCAGGGCTTGCCAGCTGCCTGGGAAGCCTGCGCTTGTTCAACCTGAGCTCCAACCAGCTCCTGGGCGTCCCTCCTGGCCTCTTCGCCAATGCCAGGAACATCACTACACTTGACATGAGCCACAATCagatctcactttgtctcccGCTAGCTGCCTCGGACCAGGTGGGATCCCCCAGCTGTGTGGATTTCAGGAATATGGCATCTTTAAGGAGCCTCTCTCTGGAGGGCTGTGGGCTGAGGGCATTGCCAGATGGCCCATTCCAAGGGACCTCCCTCACCTACTTAGACCTCTCAAGCAATTGGGGGGTTCTGAATGGGAGCCTTGCCCCACTCCAGGATGTGGCCCCCATGTTACAGATCCTGTCTCTCAGGAACATGGGCCTCCACTCCAGCTTTATGAAGCTGGACTTCTCTGGGTTTGGGAATCTGAGAGAGTTAGATCTGTCAGGAAATTGCTTGACCACCTTCCCAAGGTTTCAGGGCAGCCTGGCCCTGCAGACCCTGGATCTCCGTAGAAACTCGCTCACAGCCCTTCCCCAGAAGGCTGTATCTGAGCTGCTCTTGAGAGGTCTGCGGACCATCTACCTCAGTCAGAATCCGTATGACTGCTGTGGGGTGGACGGCTGGGGAGCCCTGCAGCATAGGCAGACCGTGGCCGACTGGGCCATGGTCACTTGCAACCTCTCCTCCAAGATCATCCATGTGACGGAGTTGTCAGGAGGCGTGCCTTGGGACTGTAAGTGGCAGCGGCTAGACCTGGGCCTGCTCTACCTCGTGCTCATCCTCCCCAGCTGCCTCACCCTGCTGGTGGCTTGCACCATCTTCGTCCTCACTTTTAAGAAGCCTCTGCTTCAGGTAATCAAGAGCCGCTGCCACTGGTCCTCTGTATACTGA